One Streptomyces sp. CNQ-509 DNA window includes the following coding sequences:
- a CDS encoding PP2C family protein-serine/threonine phosphatase: MDEYDVDAILQQALDRLTVLADINAALAGTLEMNEGLRRVTRIAARRLGDWCAVDLLAEKGRIERFCASRTESGPQPHEEHAFLPLPPGPAADPLVRALRGAGPLLLTGSDLTSEGRETSQTGEAGIVAGATSAVIAPLRARREAIGALTVSRSGDHPPLTEHDLPLIEDVVQRIGLAIDNARLHRQRQRIAERLQRSLLPELPHVDDLHMAARYSPSHTTAEVGGDWYDSFVLPTGSTTLIIGDVTGHDLKAAVTMSHLRNMLRGIASDRQEPPEKILHRMDVAQHTLYPGTTATCIFAVIHGSEAGPWELDYAVAGHPPPLLVTHDGDTRYLNGGRSHLLGATTDLPRPSATASLPAQSTLLLYTDGLIERRGETLDRSLRRLRQHAAALARETPGDFCDELLAGLAPDSADDVALLALRLPRAGRPENTASPAD; encoded by the coding sequence GTGGACGAGTACGACGTGGATGCGATCCTGCAGCAGGCGCTTGACCGGCTGACGGTGCTGGCCGACATCAATGCGGCGCTGGCGGGGACCCTGGAGATGAACGAGGGGCTGCGGCGGGTCACCCGGATCGCGGCCCGCCGGCTGGGCGACTGGTGCGCCGTCGACCTGCTGGCAGAGAAGGGCCGGATCGAGCGTTTCTGCGCCTCCCGTACGGAGAGCGGTCCACAGCCGCACGAGGAGCATGCCTTCCTGCCCCTGCCGCCGGGGCCGGCCGCCGATCCCCTGGTCCGCGCGCTACGCGGCGCCGGCCCCCTGCTGCTGACGGGGAGCGATCTCACCTCCGAGGGCCGGGAAACCTCGCAGACGGGGGAGGCCGGAATCGTCGCGGGCGCCACCAGCGCCGTCATCGCCCCGCTGCGGGCCAGGCGGGAGGCCATCGGCGCCCTCACCGTCAGCCGCTCGGGAGACCACCCTCCGCTCACCGAGCACGACCTGCCCCTCATCGAAGATGTGGTCCAGCGCATCGGCCTCGCCATCGACAACGCGCGTCTGCACCGTCAGCGGCAGCGGATCGCCGAACGCCTCCAGCGTTCGCTGCTGCCCGAACTGCCGCACGTCGACGACCTGCACATGGCGGCCCGTTACTCCCCCTCGCACACCACCGCCGAGGTCGGCGGGGACTGGTACGACAGCTTCGTGCTGCCCACCGGCAGCACCACGCTGATCATCGGCGACGTCACCGGCCACGACCTCAAAGCCGCCGTCACCATGAGCCACCTGCGCAACATGCTCCGCGGCATCGCCAGCGACCGCCAGGAACCCCCGGAGAAGATCCTGCACCGGATGGACGTAGCCCAGCACACCCTCTATCCCGGGACCACCGCCACCTGCATCTTCGCCGTCATCCACGGATCCGAGGCCGGCCCCTGGGAACTCGACTACGCCGTCGCCGGCCACCCCCCGCCACTCCTGGTCACCCACGACGGCGACACCCGCTACCTCAATGGCGGGCGCAGCCACCTCCTCGGCGCCACCACCGACCTGCCCCGCCCCAGCGCCACCGCATCGCTGCCCGCCCAGTCCACCCTCCTGCTCTACACCGACGGGCTCATCGAACGCCGGGGCGAGACCCTCGACCGAAGCCTCAGGCGCCTGCGCCAGCACGCCGCAGCCCTCGCCCGCGAGACACCCGGCGACTTCTGCGACGAACTTCTGGCCGGCCTCGCCCCCGACAGCGCCGACGACGTCGCCCTCCTCGCCCTGCGCCTCCCGCGAGCCGGCCGCCCCGAGAACACGGCATCACCAGCAGACTGA